A genome region from Sphingobacteriaceae bacterium GW460-11-11-14-LB5 includes the following:
- a CDS encoding phosphate acyltransferase PlsX has product MKIGLDIMGGDYAPKAIVLGAIAAHQSLNAGEHLVLIGDTEQIKPILAEEGFNPDHFEYVHTDEVIGMGEHPTKAIVQKPNSSIAVGFNLLKEGKIDSFASAGNSGAMLVGAVFSVKTIPGIIRPCLCTILPKIKGGTGLLLDVGANADCKPDILLQFGVLGSLYAENLLQINDPKVALMNIGEEDEKGNMLSMATFPLMKDTNLFNFVGNVEGRDLFNDKADVIVCDGFTGNVMLKLAESFYVLTIKKGLKDEFFDRFNYEQYGGSPVLGVNAPVVIGHGISSPLAVKNMVLQSREMITTGLVEKIRMAFK; this is encoded by the coding sequence ATGAAAATAGGCCTCGACATAATGGGCGGAGACTATGCTCCCAAAGCAATTGTTTTGGGAGCAATAGCTGCTCATCAATCGCTTAACGCTGGAGAGCATTTAGTTCTTATTGGCGATACCGAACAGATTAAACCCATTCTTGCAGAAGAAGGTTTTAATCCAGATCATTTTGAATACGTTCATACTGATGAAGTAATTGGTATGGGCGAACATCCCACCAAAGCAATCGTTCAGAAACCAAATTCGAGCATAGCAGTTGGTTTTAACCTTTTAAAAGAAGGTAAAATCGATTCTTTCGCAAGTGCTGGTAACTCTGGAGCCATGTTGGTTGGCGCAGTTTTTAGCGTTAAAACCATCCCGGGCATTATCCGCCCTTGTTTATGTACCATTCTTCCGAAAATTAAAGGCGGCACGGGCTTACTGTTAGATGTAGGTGCAAATGCCGACTGCAAACCCGATATTTTATTACAATTTGGCGTTTTAGGCAGTTTATATGCAGAAAATCTTTTGCAGATAAACGATCCGAAAGTAGCCCTGATGAATATTGGCGAAGAAGATGAGAAAGGAAACATGTTAAGCATGGCTACTTTTCCGTTAATGAAAGACACCAACCTCTTCAACTTTGTTGGTAATGTGGAAGGAAGAGATTTATTTAACGATAAAGCCGATGTAATTGTATGTGATGGTTTTACCGGAAATGTAATGCTAAAATTAGCAGAATCGTTTTATGTACTGACCATTAAAAAGGGACTTAAAGATGAATTCTTCGATCGTTTTAATTATGAACAATACGGTGGAAGTCCGGTTTTAGGTGTTAACGCTCCCGTTGTTATCGGACATGGAATTTCTAGTCCGTTAGCTGTTAAAAATATGGTTCTGCAATCCAGGGAAATGATCACCACAGGATTAGTAGAAAAAATTAGAATGGCATTTAAATAA
- a CDS encoding acetyl-CoA carboxylase, biotin carboxyl carrier protein — protein MDIKQIQELIKFVSRSGVNEVAIEQENFKITIKTNQAPTVVHATVPQAPLVQAAAPVATAPTAPVAATPAVPAAEDTSKYLTIKSPMIGTFYRSASPDKPMFVNVGDEISTGKVVCIIEAMKLFNEIESEISGRIVKILVDNASPVEYDQPLFLVEPI, from the coding sequence ATGGATATCAAACAAATACAGGAACTGATTAAATTTGTTTCTCGTTCTGGAGTAAATGAAGTTGCTATTGAGCAGGAAAACTTCAAAATCACGATCAAAACAAACCAAGCACCAACAGTTGTGCATGCTACCGTACCACAGGCTCCGCTTGTACAGGCTGCTGCCCCTGTTGCTACAGCTCCTACTGCTCCGGTTGCAGCTACACCTGCTGTACCAGCTGCAGAAGACACTTCAAAATACTTAACCATCAAATCTCCGATGATCGGTACTTTCTACCGTTCGGCTAGCCCAGACAAACCAATGTTTGTTAATGTTGGCGACGAAATTAGCACAGGTAAAGTAGTTTGTATTATCGAGGCAATGAAACTTTTTAACGAAATCGAAAGTGAAATTTCTGGTCGTATCGTTAAAATCTTGGTTGATAATGCTTCACCAGTAGAATACGATCAACCGTTATTTTTAGTAGAACCTATTTAA
- a CDS encoding 50S ribosomal protein L32, with translation MAHPKRKISKQRKNKRRTHYKAVTPSLATCSATGAIHVPHRAYNVDGNLYYNGKLVIENTQIG, from the coding sequence ATGGCACATCCAAAACGGAAAATCTCGAAACAGAGAAAAAATAAAAGAAGAACACACTATAAAGCTGTTACTCCTTCTTTAGCAACATGCTCGGCAACAGGTGCTATTCACGTACCTCACCGTGCTTACAACGTTGATGGTAACTTATACTACAACGGCAAACTGGTTATCGAAAATACTCAGATAGGGTAA
- a CDS encoding 3-oxoacyl-ACP synthase, producing the protein MSKIHAAITAVNGYVPDYVLTNAELETIVDTSDEWITSRTGIKERRILKGEGLGTSDMAVHAVNGLLKKRGIDAKEIELIIFCTTTPDFTFPATANVLADKIGATNAWGYDLQAACSGFIFGLSTGASFIESGRHKKVLVVGGDKMSSIINYEDRTTCIIFGDGCGCALLEPNEEGFGIQDSILRTDGAGRDFLGMKAGGSVMPATHETVDARLHFAHQEGPTVFKFAVTNMADVAAEIMERNSLTADDVAWLVPHQANKRIIDATANRMGVTTDKVMINIERYGNTTNGTIPLCLWEWESRLKKGDNIVLAAFGGGFTWGSVYLKWAYDTN; encoded by the coding sequence ATGAGTAAAATTCACGCTGCTATTACAGCAGTAAATGGTTACGTTCCCGACTATGTGCTTACAAACGCAGAGTTAGAAACCATTGTTGACACTTCGGATGAATGGATTACCAGCAGAACGGGAATTAAAGAACGTAGAATTTTAAAGGGAGAAGGTTTAGGTACTTCCGATATGGCTGTTCACGCTGTAAACGGTTTACTTAAAAAGAGAGGAATTGATGCAAAAGAAATTGAACTGATTATCTTTTGCACCACTACTCCTGATTTTACTTTCCCTGCAACAGCAAACGTTTTAGCTGATAAAATCGGTGCTACCAATGCCTGGGGTTACGATTTACAGGCCGCTTGTTCTGGCTTTATTTTCGGGCTTTCTACAGGTGCATCGTTCATCGAATCGGGAAGACATAAGAAAGTTTTAGTGGTTGGTGGCGATAAAATGTCGTCAATCATCAACTACGAAGACCGTACAACCTGTATCATTTTTGGTGATGGTTGTGGTTGTGCTTTATTAGAGCCAAATGAAGAGGGTTTTGGTATTCAGGATTCTATCCTGAGAACAGATGGTGCAGGAAGAGATTTCTTAGGCATGAAAGCAGGTGGTTCGGTTATGCCGGCAACACACGAAACTGTTGATGCCAGATTACATTTTGCACACCAGGAAGGCCCAACAGTATTTAAATTTGCGGTAACCAATATGGCCGATGTTGCTGCCGAAATTATGGAACGCAACAGCTTAACTGCTGATGATGTGGCATGGTTAGTACCTCACCAGGCGAACAAACGCATTATCGATGCTACTGCCAACCGCATGGGCGTTACTACCGATAAAGTAATGATCAACATCGAACGTTACGGAAATACAACCAACGGCACAATTCCTTTATGTTTATGGGAATGGGAAAGCAGACTGAAAAAAGGCGATAACATCGTTTTGGCTGCATTCGGTGGTGGTTTTACCTGGGGTTCGGTATACCTTAAATGGGCTTACGACACTAACTAG